Proteins from a genomic interval of Lacticaseibacillus pabuli:
- a CDS encoding arginine repressor encodes MKKADRQKVVANIIETQVVQTQDQLLQELEKAGFQATQATVSRDIREMRIVKSKDSTGISRYTILKNIDEEKLTDKLNNMVKEVGISVTRVMFMNVIKTLPSNGNLLAALIDDANFPQVVGTVAGHDTIVVISPDVESAEWFYSQYHDALLKTK; translated from the coding sequence ATGAAAAAGGCAGACCGTCAAAAGGTGGTTGCAAACATCATCGAAACACAGGTGGTGCAAACACAAGATCAACTGTTGCAAGAACTAGAAAAGGCCGGTTTCCAGGCGACTCAGGCAACGGTGTCCCGCGATATCCGCGAGATGCGTATCGTGAAGTCCAAGGATAGCACGGGCATCAGCCGGTATACGATCCTGAAGAATATTGATGAAGAAAAGCTCACCGATAAACTTAACAACATGGTCAAGGAAGTCGGCATTAGTGTCACCCGTGTCATGTTTATGAACGTCATCAAAACTTTGCCTAGCAATGGTAACTTGCTTGCGGCACTGATTGATGATGCGAACTTCCCCCAAGTGGTCGGGACCGTGGCCGGACATGACACGATTGTGGTCATCAGTCCAGATGTTGAATCGGCAGAATGGTTCTATTCTCAGTACCACGACGCCCTATTGAAAACCAAGTAA
- a CDS encoding RluA family pseudouridine synthase has translation MTDFHKVISTHQAAASLRALMQAWRIPRHYQGELRQKRQITVNGQYQSVAAPVARGSRVDLSFSAAGTDYVRSPTPIRVVFENDDFLIVDKPAGIKTHPNKASETDTMVNRVAGYLQADVYITHRLDMETQGLMIFAKDPLTQAIINRELATRVMHRFYQADVAPGIPARGTIDAPIGHADDDVRKREVRADGLPARTHYTRMAQQPGFDTVHVVLDTGRTHQIRVHMAHIGHPIIGDPLYGGAPADHLHLTAYEIKLIMPFSATERTFTR, from the coding sequence TTGACCGATTTTCACAAGGTAATCAGCACGCACCAGGCTGCCGCCTCGCTGCGCGCCCTCATGCAGGCCTGGCGCATCCCCCGACACTACCAGGGTGAATTACGCCAAAAACGTCAAATCACCGTCAACGGGCAATATCAGTCCGTCGCGGCACCCGTCGCGCGTGGTAGCCGTGTGGATTTGTCCTTCTCCGCAGCAGGGACCGACTATGTCCGCAGCCCAACTCCCATCCGTGTGGTATTCGAAAACGATGATTTTCTCATAGTGGACAAACCCGCCGGCATTAAGACGCACCCGAACAAGGCCAGCGAAACCGACACAATGGTAAACCGAGTCGCGGGTTACCTACAGGCTGACGTCTACATTACCCATCGTCTCGACATGGAAACGCAGGGTCTCATGATTTTCGCCAAGGACCCGCTCACACAGGCCATTATTAATCGCGAACTGGCAACCCGTGTCATGCACCGCTTTTACCAAGCGGACGTCGCACCCGGCATCCCCGCACGAGGCACGATTGACGCCCCAATCGGTCATGCGGACGATGATGTTCGCAAACGAGAAGTTCGCGCTGATGGTCTTCCGGCACGCACCCACTACACCCGCATGGCGCAGCAACCCGGTTTTGACACCGTCCATGTCGTGTTAGACACCGGCCGTACCCACCAAATTCGGGTGCACATGGCGCATATTGGTCACCCGATTATTGGGGATCCCTTATACGGCGGTGCGCCGGCAGATCACCTGCACCTGACCGCCTACGAAATCAAGCTCATCATGCCATTCAGCGCAACCGAACGGACCTTCACCCGTTAG
- a CDS encoding PBP1A family penicillin-binding protein → MASNDNQEPQHTGSNIWHAIWAKIRWFFRRFQLIRWAILLVLLVILGFSSYFTYKAKTADVQNIKSSLQTKTEVLDKNNQVAGSLYSQKGTWVDLDKISPAVQNAVISTEDRSFYKNPGFDIKGILRSVVGVIIHHGQITGGGSTLTQQLAKNTLLTQKQSLMRKGQEIFLAVQITKSYSKRDILAMYLNNAYFGNGVWGVQDASQRYFGKSASELTTGEGATLAAMLRNPSFYNPVDHMDNAIARRNLVLQLEVEAGHLTAAEANAAKQTQLTLANTYQAQNVDKYPSYFDAVIDEAVRHGVSENDLLNKGYKVYTTLNQSYQQQLDATFARSWLFPNNASDGTLAQAASVAVDPKTGGVLAVEGSRGKHVYRGLNYATQLSGRSPGSTIKPLMVYTPALESGYHYDSELSDEKQPFGKNNYTPTNPTGVYQDKVPMYTALAQSLNVPPVWLLSKMGVQKGVSSLDRFGISLKKSDQNLAAALGGVSTNITPLMLARAYSAFANGGQLPETHFIRKIVDASGTVIYQSNTDSSSIMTSSVAKEMTSMMIGTFNHGTAVNAKPAGYTVAGKTGSSEVPSSWGYGSKDQWLVGYTPDIVLATWTGFEYTDKQHYLPGTSEDGVSRIFKDEMSNILPQTPQTSFNTQDAQTMATNSGTATSGASGSDIWSGIQQGVQGGVDSAKNTISGWADDIKQFFNQ, encoded by the coding sequence GTGGCCAGCAACGACAATCAAGAACCGCAACATACCGGCAGTAATATTTGGCATGCGATTTGGGCTAAAATCCGCTGGTTCTTCCGGCGTTTTCAACTGATTCGTTGGGCAATTTTACTGGTGCTACTCGTCATTCTCGGTTTCAGTAGTTACTTTACATACAAGGCAAAGACTGCGGATGTCCAGAATATTAAGAGTTCACTCCAAACGAAAACAGAAGTGTTAGATAAGAATAACCAGGTCGCCGGGAGCCTCTATTCACAAAAGGGCACATGGGTTGATCTCGACAAGATTTCTCCCGCAGTTCAAAATGCGGTGATCAGCACGGAAGACCGTAGTTTTTACAAGAACCCTGGTTTTGATATCAAGGGGATTTTACGTTCCGTTGTCGGGGTTATCATTCACCACGGCCAAATCACCGGTGGCGGGAGCACGCTGACACAGCAGTTGGCCAAGAACACGCTGCTGACGCAAAAGCAAAGTTTGATGCGTAAGGGCCAAGAAATCTTCTTGGCGGTGCAAATTACTAAGTCCTATTCCAAACGAGACATTTTGGCGATGTATCTGAATAACGCCTACTTCGGAAACGGGGTCTGGGGTGTTCAGGACGCGTCACAGCGCTACTTCGGGAAGAGCGCTAGCGAACTAACAACGGGTGAGGGTGCTACACTTGCGGCAATGCTGCGGAACCCGAGTTTCTATAACCCTGTGGATCACATGGATAATGCGATTGCCCGGCGCAACCTGGTCTTACAACTTGAGGTCGAGGCTGGCCACCTGACGGCCGCGGAGGCGAATGCCGCCAAGCAGACACAACTGACGCTGGCGAACACCTATCAGGCGCAGAACGTCGACAAGTACCCCTCATACTTTGATGCCGTCATCGACGAGGCCGTTCGTCACGGTGTGTCCGAAAATGACCTGCTGAACAAGGGGTACAAGGTCTACACGACGCTCAACCAAAGTTACCAGCAACAGTTAGACGCGACGTTCGCACGCTCGTGGCTGTTCCCGAATAACGCGTCTGACGGGACGTTGGCTCAGGCTGCCTCGGTTGCGGTTGATCCCAAGACCGGTGGTGTTTTGGCCGTCGAAGGTAGTCGCGGCAAGCACGTCTACCGTGGCTTGAACTACGCGACCCAATTGTCCGGTCGGTCACCTGGCTCGACAATCAAGCCCTTGATGGTCTACACGCCCGCACTCGAGAGTGGTTATCATTACGACTCGGAGTTGTCGGACGAGAAACAACCATTTGGGAAGAACAATTACACGCCAACCAACCCAACTGGTGTCTATCAGGATAAAGTGCCGATGTACACGGCCTTGGCACAAAGTCTGAACGTACCACCAGTTTGGTTACTCAGCAAGATGGGGGTACAGAAGGGGGTCAGCAGTCTGGACCGCTTCGGCATCTCACTCAAGAAGTCTGATCAGAACCTCGCTGCGGCACTGGGCGGGGTCAGCACCAACATCACGCCACTCATGCTCGCACGTGCCTACTCAGCGTTTGCGAACGGCGGCCAGCTGCCTGAAACGCACTTTATTCGCAAGATTGTCGACGCCAGTGGGACGGTGATTTACCAGAGTAATACCGACTCGTCATCGATTATGACGTCGAGTGTGGCCAAGGAAATGACCAGCATGATGATTGGTACCTTCAACCACGGGACTGCCGTGAATGCCAAACCCGCTGGCTACACCGTGGCGGGTAAGACGGGAAGTTCTGAAGTCCCAAGTTCCTGGGGTTATGGTAGTAAGGACCAGTGGCTCGTGGGTTACACGCCGGATATTGTGCTTGCAACCTGGACGGGCTTCGAATACACTGATAAACAGCATTACCTCCCTGGTACAAGTGAGGACGGGGTCTCGCGGATTTTCAAGGATGAGATGTCTAATATCCTGCCGCAGACGCCGCAAACCAGCTTCAATACCCAGGATGCCCAAACGATGGCAACCAACTCAGGAACTGCAACGAGCGGTGCGAGTGGTAGTGACATCTGGTCGGGTATCCAGCAGGGTGTTCAGGGCGGTGTTGATTCAGCCAAGAACACAATCAGTGGCTGGGCTGATGATATCAAACAATTTTTCAACCAATAA
- a CDS encoding YlbF family regulator, giving the protein MDVMDKASEMAAAIKETTEYLDLKQAFDMLKLDAVAYGVFQNFEMKQSELQQKAAQGVKISDEEMQELQTVGAKLQTSEAIVKLMDKEQAMAQLMDKLNGVVNAPIAELYRPQN; this is encoded by the coding sequence ATGGACGTAATGGACAAAGCAAGTGAGATGGCTGCGGCTATCAAAGAAACTACCGAATACCTCGATTTGAAGCAAGCCTTCGACATGCTCAAGCTGGACGCTGTTGCATATGGCGTCTTCCAAAACTTTGAAATGAAGCAGTCCGAATTGCAGCAGAAGGCCGCACAGGGCGTGAAGATCAGCGATGAAGAAATGCAGGAATTGCAGACGGTTGGTGCTAAGCTCCAGACTAGCGAAGCCATCGTGAAGTTGATGGACAAAGAGCAGGCTATGGCCCAACTGATGGACAAGCTGAACGGCGTTGTGAATGCCCCAATCGCCGAGCTTTACCGTCCCCAGAACTAA
- a CDS encoding 3'-5' exoribonuclease YhaM family protein, producing the protein MAKHLFEYRNGEDIELPLLIKSADIRIAKNGKKFIALILQDTSGHMPAKLWDASDAAIEQYKAGEVVHVRGKRELYNDNPQIKLYGMRLATQEEGNDPKYFLERAPEKSGDMEEDISSFVFDILNPNWNRIVRKLLADHHDAFFSYPAAKSNHHANGGGLAFHTLSILRLAKHVGEQYPNINVSLLYAGAILHDMGKTIELSGPVSTEYTVTGNLIGHIVLIDEEIIRACIELKIDSTQEDVVLLRHMILAHHGLLEYGSPVRPQLPEAQILHDLDELDASINMMTTAVAHVEGGQFSERLFGMDNRRFYRPEGIQHLSGSPKE; encoded by the coding sequence TTGGCTAAGCATTTGTTTGAATATCGCAACGGTGAAGATATTGAGTTGCCACTGCTGATTAAGTCGGCGGACATACGGATTGCCAAAAATGGCAAGAAGTTCATCGCGTTAATTCTCCAAGATACGTCAGGTCACATGCCGGCGAAGCTCTGGGACGCCAGTGATGCGGCAATTGAGCAGTACAAGGCGGGCGAGGTTGTGCACGTGCGTGGTAAGCGGGAGCTGTACAATGACAACCCGCAAATCAAGCTGTACGGCATGCGTTTAGCTACCCAGGAAGAGGGCAATGATCCGAAGTACTTCCTGGAGCGCGCACCTGAAAAGTCAGGGGACATGGAGGAGGACATCAGCAGTTTTGTATTTGATATTCTCAATCCAAACTGGAACCGCATCGTGCGTAAACTCCTGGCTGATCACCATGACGCGTTCTTCTCATACCCAGCGGCAAAGTCCAACCATCACGCCAATGGTGGCGGCCTGGCCTTCCACACGCTCTCAATTCTGCGTTTGGCCAAGCATGTCGGGGAGCAGTATCCGAATATCAATGTTTCCTTGCTATACGCTGGTGCGATTCTCCATGACATGGGCAAGACCATTGAGCTGAGTGGCCCCGTATCCACGGAGTACACCGTGACCGGTAATTTGATTGGCCACATCGTTCTCATTGACGAAGAAATCATTCGGGCCTGCATCGAGCTGAAGATTGATAGTACGCAGGAAGACGTGGTGTTACTTCGGCACATGATTCTCGCCCACCACGGTTTGCTTGAATATGGGTCTCCTGTTCGGCCACAATTGCCTGAAGCACAGATTCTTCATGACCTCGATGAATTGGATGCGTCCATTAACATGATGACCACGGCTGTGGCGCATGTAGAGGGGGGTCAATTCTCCGAACGGCTCTTCGGCATGGACAACCGGCGTTTCTACCGACCAGAAGGGATTCAACATTTATCTGGTTCACCAAAAGAATAG
- a CDS encoding peptidylprolyl isomerase produces MKKWILGLTGLAVAVLLAGCSSNGSTVASMKGAKITQQDYYSQMKKSAAGQQVLRSMIVAKAMDQEYGKKVSDKKVNKQFNAVKAQYGSSFAATLSQNGYTESSYKDQIKTSLLTEVALKDLKKPTEAQLKKQYKTYQPKIKVQHILVKTSAEAQKIIDQFKGEKNTTANFGELAKKNSTDTGTKNNKGELPAFDNTDTQLDSDFKTAAFKLTKNGQFTEKPVKTQYGYHVIRVISTPGKGKLSDPKVKKAVTDQVYTAWESDQTVMNKVIAKVLKKVNAKVDDKDLKDVLSTYLDPSSASATDAGAAQAN; encoded by the coding sequence ATGAAGAAATGGATTCTGGGCCTCACTGGCCTCGCAGTCGCCGTATTACTCGCAGGTTGCTCTAGCAATGGGAGCACCGTTGCAAGTATGAAGGGTGCTAAGATCACGCAGCAGGACTACTACTCTCAGATGAAGAAGAGTGCTGCTGGCCAGCAGGTTCTCCGTAGCATGATTGTTGCGAAGGCAATGGACCAGGAATACGGCAAGAAAGTTTCCGACAAGAAGGTCAACAAGCAGTTCAACGCTGTTAAGGCCCAGTACGGTTCCTCCTTTGCTGCTACCCTGAGCCAGAACGGCTACACCGAATCTTCTTACAAGGACCAGATCAAGACCTCCTTGCTGACAGAAGTTGCTCTGAAGGATCTTAAGAAGCCTACAGAAGCACAGCTCAAGAAGCAGTACAAGACTTACCAGCCAAAAATCAAGGTTCAGCACATTCTGGTGAAGACCAGTGCTGAAGCACAGAAGATCATTGACCAGTTCAAGGGCGAAAAGAACACCACCGCTAACTTCGGTGAACTCGCAAAGAAGAACTCCACCGATACCGGTACCAAGAACAACAAGGGTGAACTTCCTGCATTCGACAACACCGATACCCAGCTCGACAGCGACTTTAAGACCGCTGCATTCAAGCTGACCAAGAACGGCCAATTCACCGAAAAACCTGTTAAGACGCAATACGGCTACCACGTTATCCGTGTGATTAGCACACCAGGTAAGGGCAAGCTCAGCGATCCTAAGGTTAAGAAAGCTGTCACCGACCAGGTTTACACCGCTTGGGAATCCGACCAGACCGTTATGAATAAGGTCATTGCGAAGGTTCTGAAGAAGGTTAACGCCAAGGTTGACGACAAGGACCTGAAGGATGTACTCTCCACCTACCTCGACCCTAGCTCTGCTAGTGCCACCGATGCAGGCGCAGCACAGGCCAACTAA
- a CDS encoding YtxH domain-containing protein, protein MSKKPIFSFGHGLVLGLISGAVYGLLNNRKSGAENRQQITNYTQDTIADVQKLNDARERLQNAVSNLKDSADEYLTPATDGIKRDVAAYQFKVAPLLDQISTSLDAINDAANSDDNNKDV, encoded by the coding sequence ATGAGCAAAAAACCGATCTTTTCATTTGGCCATGGCCTCGTTTTGGGACTGATTTCTGGCGCAGTTTACGGTTTGCTCAATAACCGCAAAAGCGGTGCCGAAAATCGCCAGCAGATTACAAATTACACGCAGGACACCATAGCGGACGTTCAAAAATTGAACGACGCCCGTGAACGCCTGCAAAATGCCGTTAGCAACCTAAAGGATTCTGCAGACGAATATTTGACCCCTGCAACAGACGGCATCAAGCGTGACGTCGCGGCCTATCAGTTCAAAGTCGCGCCATTACTGGACCAAATCAGTACGAGTTTGGACGCGATCAACGACGCGGCGAACTCCGACGATAATAATAAGGATGTATGA
- a CDS encoding HIT family protein, translated as MTDCVFCKIIAGDIPSTKIYEDDKVMAFLDMSQATPGHTLLVPKKHIQDIFAYDDELAADVFARLPKIARAIKASNPAIKGMNILNNNGTLAYQSVMHSHIHLIPRYSENDDFSIHFGDHSDQFDPAAAEKLAAGIRAQLEN; from the coding sequence ATGACCGATTGTGTATTCTGCAAAATTATTGCCGGTGATATTCCCAGCACCAAAATTTATGAAGACGACAAAGTAATGGCGTTCCTCGACATGAGTCAGGCCACCCCAGGCCACACGCTCCTGGTACCCAAAAAGCACATTCAGGACATTTTCGCCTACGACGACGAACTGGCAGCGGATGTGTTCGCACGGCTACCCAAGATTGCGCGTGCCATCAAGGCGTCCAACCCAGCAATCAAGGGGATGAACATTTTGAACAACAATGGTACCCTCGCCTACCAGAGCGTGATGCACTCCCACATTCACCTGATTCCCCGCTACAGCGAGAATGATGACTTTAGCATTCACTTTGGCGACCACTCGGATCAATTCGACCCCGCCGCCGCAGAAAAATTAGCGGCGGGCATTCGCGCCCAACTGGAGAATTAA
- a CDS encoding ABC transporter ATP-binding protein: MALKISNLSGGYGQTPVLHDVDFSVADGRVVGLIGLNGAGKSTTIKHIIGLLQPRSGKIELNGKTLAQDERAYRQAIAYVPETPVLYPDLTLREHLELTMMAYSLDKDQAWATLQPMLKKFRLDTKLDWFPDNFSKGMKQKVMIAAAFMTNAQLYIIDEPFTGLDPVAVHDLLDLVAAKKAAGASVLMSTHVLATAQDNADSFVLLKDGRVRAEGTLDQLRVTMQMPAASLDDMYMAITREGQSE; encoded by the coding sequence ATGGCTTTAAAAATCAGTAACTTGAGCGGTGGGTACGGGCAGACGCCAGTGCTTCATGATGTCGACTTTTCCGTGGCTGACGGCCGAGTTGTCGGACTCATTGGTTTGAATGGTGCGGGGAAATCCACGACCATTAAACACATTATCGGACTATTACAACCACGTAGCGGCAAAATCGAACTGAATGGCAAGACGCTGGCCCAGGACGAGCGCGCCTACCGTCAGGCCATCGCTTACGTTCCCGAGACGCCGGTGCTGTACCCTGACCTGACGTTACGCGAACATTTGGAGCTGACCATGATGGCCTATAGTCTGGACAAGGACCAGGCGTGGGCAACATTGCAGCCCATGCTGAAGAAGTTTCGGCTGGACACGAAACTCGACTGGTTCCCCGATAATTTTTCCAAGGGGATGAAGCAGAAGGTCATGATTGCTGCCGCGTTTATGACCAACGCCCAGCTTTACATCATCGATGAGCCGTTTACGGGTCTAGATCCCGTCGCGGTGCACGACCTGCTGGATTTGGTCGCTGCCAAGAAAGCGGCGGGGGCGAGTGTCTTGATGTCCACCCATGTTCTGGCCACTGCACAGGACAACGCGGACAGCTTTGTTTTGCTCAAAGACGGCCGTGTCCGTGCGGAAGGAACTCTGGATCAGTTGCGGGTGACGATGCAAATGCCCGCAGCTAGTCTTGATGATATGTACATGGCGATTACGCGGGAGGGGCAAAGTGAGTAA